A segment of the Corallincola holothuriorum genome:
CAGATCCCTAAGCGGCTCTAGACTATAAAGTAGTTCGTTAGCGACCGCTTTTACGTCCTGACGTATGGTGCTCACTAAGTGGAGCAATGCCAAACCATCAAGAGAGCCAATGGGATGGTTAGCAATGATAACGACTCGGCCGGAAGAGGGGATACGGATCCGCTCATTCTCTTTGACCGTGTAAGTGAAGTTAAAGTGTTCAAATATCTGCTCAATTAGCGCCAATCCTCGCAGATGCGGATAGTCATCGGAGAAACGGATGAACTCTTGTTCGTTGAGTAGAGTGCGCAGCATCGCCTTGACCGGTTTATGCAGCCAGGGTTTATCTTGCAGTTTCGGGTAGTGTTCATTGATCAGCTTTTCGACTGACAACATAGCGTTATTTCCGTTGGTATCTCCTGCTCACAAGTTAATTGCTGTTGATGACGGAAATGATGCGTTTTTCTTGCAGTAATATGTCAGTGTTGGCGACTCATGGCGACAGACTAAGCTGCTTGATGATTTATGGGTAGTTCAGCCAATTGCTGTGTCTGGTCACTCCAATGTAATAGCTCAAGATCGCCATTGCGCTGCTCCACTAAAGCTGTGCAGCTTTCAACCCAGTCACCATCATTCATATAGATGATGCCATCTTCATGGCGCAAACGGGGCACATGGATGTGACCGCAGACAATGCCATCATAGCCGCGGCGCTTAGCTTCGTGGATAGCTGCTTGCTCAAATCGCGCAATGGCTTGTGCAGCTTTACGACTTTTCTGTTTTAGATAACTGGCGAGGGAAAAGTAGCTAAAGCCAAAATTCCGGCGCTGTTGATTAGTTTTACGATTTAGCCATAACAAAAAGTCATAGGCCCGATCACCAAACCAAGTGGTTAAAGGGCCACATTTCACCGCTGCGTCAAATTGGTCACCATGTACCAGTAACAATTTTTTGCCCTGATGAGTCGTGTAGTCATATTGCAGGTGTAGCTCTAAACCTAGTAAGGGAAGCTGAGTGAAGGCTCTTAGGTCTTCATCATGATTCCCGGGTATGTAGATCACTCGGGTACCATTTTTTGCTAGCTTGGCGAGTTCATGGAGTACTGCTTGGTGAGACTCCGGCCAGTAGCTCCTTTTTTTAAGTGCCCACAAATCAATGACATCACCGACTAAAAATAGTGTGTCAGTTTTCATGCTACGAAGAAAAGAGAGCAGGTAACTGGCCTGGCAATCTCGACTACCCAGATGAATATCTGATAACCAAATCGCCCTGTAGTGATGGAGCACCGTTCGTGTTGTCATGTCACTTTTCCTCTCTTTCGGAAGCTGATCGAAAGATAGAAAGTGGATGTGAAAAAGTAGTGACATTGAGGTGACGGTTAAATGACTAGACGCTGATATTTTGATTTACTTGATGCTAACGTGACCGATGCGACAAAAAAATGACGCTTTTTCCTGTTTTTTTGACGATTCCTTGATAGAATAGTGTCACTTTTTCGGCAAATAAGGTACTGGGAAGGGAGATGAACCTGGATCAAATAAGAACCAATTCGGCACCCGCGGTGAAGCTGCTGAAGGCAATGGCAAATGAACGGCGCCTCTACATACTGTGTCATCTACATGATGGTGAATTATCAGTTGGAGAGCTCGCAAGATTAGTAGACTTGAGTCAGTCTGCGTTATCGCAGCACTTGGCATGGCTTCGCCGGGATGGTTTGGTGAAGACGCGCAAAGAAGCACAGACAGTCTATTATTCTCTGGCAAGTATAGAAGTTGGCCAGATGATTTCACTGTTGCATAGCATGTACTGTGAACAGCCTGTAGAGGCTGCTGCAGCCTAAATAAGCTGCTTAGTGTGCCAGCAGGAGAGCATACGCATCCTGTTAAAAAAAATCGGCTAAGGCCGATTTTTTAATGCCTGAATTTTGTGATCAGCTCATCGAGACACCAATTTGCCAGATCTGGCCACGGCGGTTTGAGGTGGCAAGTTGAGTTAAGTGGTAATGTACAAGGTAGGGATCTGCAGATATAAAAAAACCGGCCGAGGCCGGTTTTTTTAATGACGAATTCTTTTCGCTTACAGCGCTTGGATTTTAGAATTCAGGCGAGCCTTGTGACGGGCTGCTTTATTCTTATGTACCAGGCCTTTAGCTGCTGCACGGTCCAGAATAGGTTGTGCGCTTACGAATGCTGTTTGAGCAGCTGCTTTGTCACCAGCTTCAATTGCAACAATTACCTTCTTCAGGTAAGTACGAAGCATTGAACGACGGCTAGCATTGTGCTTACGGTTCTTCTCCGACTGCACTGCGCGCTTTTTAGCTGACTTGATGTTAGCCAAAGTTGACTCCTAAAACTTGTTCAGAGGGTTTATCAAAAGGCCGAGGAGGGTATTCCTTTTTCGACCAAAAGTCAATCAACACTTTTTGCTGAGGAAATCAGTATTGGTTTCCTTTGCAAAGCAGCGCTAAGATGGCGCGGAATTCTATCAGCAATCTTTGCCGCTGGGTAGCTGAAGTTCTAGTTTCGTTCAGGGAGTGTTCGTGGGTAAGAGTTTGCTGCGTTCTGGCGCCATCGTTAGTGCAATGACATTAGTCAGCCGTGTGCTTGGCTTGGTACGTGATGTTGTGATTGCAAATCTGCTGGGGGCAAAGGCTGAGGCGGATGTATTTTTCTTTGCCAATAAGATCCCCAATTTTCTTCGCCGTCTATTTGCTGAAGGCGCGTTTGCTCAAGCTTTTGTGCCTGTATTCACTGAGACCAAAGAGAAGGGGGAGCTCAGTGATGTGCAAGCCTTGGTTGCTAAAGTGTCTGGTACGCTCGGTGTATTGGTAACCATAGTAACCTTGTGCGGTGTGATTGGTGCGCCAGTGGTGACCGCGATCTTTGGTACCGGCTGGTTTCTCGACTGGGTAAATGATGGCCCCAACGCGGGGAAGTTTGAGCGAGCTTCGCTGCTGCTGCAGATCACTTTTCCCTATCTCTGGTTTATTACCTTTACTGCGTTGTCGGGCGCGGTGCTCAATAGTTTGGGTAAGTTTGCCGTGGCGGCATTTACGCCAGTGTTTCTTAACGTCGTTATTATCAGTTTTGCACTTTGGGTGTCTCCTTCGTTAGAGCAACCCGAAATGGGATTGGCTTGGGGTGTATTTTTCGGCGGTATGGTGCAGTTTGCTTTTCAGATCCCGTTTCTGATTAGAGCCAAAATGTTGGTTCGGCCTTCATGGGGATGGAATACGCCTGGGGTGGTAAAGATCCGAACTCTGATGATCCCGGCGCTGTTCGGTGTTTCTGTCAGCCAAATTAATCTGCTATTTGATACCTTGATCGCGTCATTTCTGATGACCGGCTCGATCAGTTGGCTCTACTACTCGGACCGTTTGCTTGAGTTCCCATTGGGTTTATTTGGTATTGCTATCGCCACGGTTATCTTGCCGCACCTCTCTTCGCGCCATGTCTCTGCCGGCAAAGAGGCATTTGCGGCAACCGTTGATTGGGGCGTGCGGACGGTGTGCTGCCTCGGCTTTCCTGCCGCTTTTGGTTTAATCGTGCTGGCACAACCGATGCTTATGGTGCTGTTTATGCACGGGGCTTTTGATGTCAATGACAGCCGTATGGCCAGTTACAGCTTAATCGCCTATGGCAGCGGTTTAGTCAGCTTTATGCTCGTGAAAGTGTTGGCTCCGGGTTACTACGCCCGCCAGGATACTAAAACTCCGGTACGTTACGGCATCATCGCTATGGCTAGCAACATGCTCTTTAATCTGATTTTTGCCATCCCATTTGGTTATGTTGGTCTGGCTATCGCCACCAGTCTTTCGGCAACGTTGAATGCCGGGTTACTCTATCGCGGCCTGAAACAGCTGGATGTTTTTCAATTACAACCAGCAACACTAATCATTCTTAGCAAAATGATTCTCTCCGCGGTGTTGATGGCAGTACTGATTAACTGGATGAAACCGGTTGAAGCGGAATGGATAGCGATGGATTTTGGGGCTCGAGTGATGACTCTAGCGGGTCTTATCGTTGGCGGTGGTGTGGTTTATCTCTTGGCTTTACTGTTGCTTGGTATACGTCCTCGGCACTTGGCTGCCCATGGAAGCTGATCCTATGGGAAGAGTGGTATATAATCCCGCGGTTTGGGTCGTTAGAAGGTTAGGGCAGTAATGGAGCTGATCCGCGGTGCGCATAATATATTGCCGCAGCATCATGGCTGTGTACTAACTATCGGTAACTTCGACGGTGTGCACTTAGGGCATCAGGCAGTTATTCAGTCCCTTGCGGATAAGGGAAGAGAGTTGTCGCTACCTGTGACCGTGATGACCTTTGAACCGCAACCTCAGGAACTGTTTCAACCAGATCTGGCACCGCCTCGCTTGTGCAGCCTGACTGAGAAAGTGGTTCAGCTCAGCGAATTGGCTGTGGCACGTATTCTCTGCATTACCTTTTCTCGTCGTTTGGCGAGTATGGAACCAGAGCAATTTGTACGTGAACTACTGGTCGAAAAGCTGGGGGTAAGGCATTTGGTTGTGGGGGATGACTTTTGTTTCGGCAAAGCACGCCGCGGTGATTTTAAAATGCTGGTTGAGGCCGGACAGCGTTACGGCTTTGGCGTGGAAAGCACACAAAGCTTTCGTTTGCAGCAACAGCGAATAAGCAGCACATTGATCCGTCAGGCGTTAGCCGATGGCCAATTGGATAAAGCAGCTACCATGCTTGGCCGCCCCTACAGTATCAGTGGCCGTGTCAGTCATGGTGACAAGAAAGGCCGCTTACTCGGTTTTCCTACAGCCAATCTGGCTTTGAAGCGGCATAAAGCTGCGCTTTCTGGCGTATTTGCCGTCAAGGTTAGGTTGTTTAATGGAGAGCCTGATTGCGATGGTGTCGCTAATATTGGCTATCGTCCAACAATGAATGGACAGCAGGCTCGGCTAGAGGTGCACCTGTTTGATTATGCAGGTGATCTTTACGGCCAAAGGATTGAAGTGCAACTTCTAAGCAAGTTGCGCGATGAAATAAAATTTGAAGCATTTGAACAGTTAACAGCTCAAATCAAGTTAGATGTCAAACAGGCCAAAGCTTGTTTTGCCGATGGTTTGGGCACTCGGATTTAATACTGCGAACACAGAAAGCCTCTTGCATGAGGGATCGGAACTTAGATGACTGACTATAAAGCGACACTGAATTTGCCTGAAACGGCTTTTCCGATGCGGGGTAACCTGGCACAGCGTGAGCCAAAAACTTTGCAGCAATGGCAGCAAAAAGGCTTATATCAAGCGATCCGCGAAGCCCGTGCTGGCCACAAGAAGTTTATTCTTCATGATGGCCCTCCATATGCCAACGGCGATATTCATATTGGTCACTCAGTTAATAAGATCCTCAAAGATATTATTGTGAAGTCGAAAACTCTGTCCGGCTTTGATGCGCCATACGTACCGGGGTGGGATTGTCACGGTTTGCCTATTGAGCTGCAGGTAGAGAAAAAGGTCGGTAAGCCGGGCGTAAAAGTGAGCGCCGCTGAGTTTCGTCAAAAATGCCGTGAATACGCCAAAAAGCAGGTGGATGGTCAGCGTGAAGACTTTATCCGCCTAGGCGTTTTGGGCGAATGGCAGAACCCCTACTTGACCATGGATTTCCGCTTTGAAGCCAATATCATTCGGTCGTTGAGTAAGATCATCGAGAACGGTCATCTGCAGCAAGGCTCGAAGCCTGTGCACTGGTGTACAGACTGTGGCTCAGCACTGGCTGAAGCGGAAGTGGAATACAAAGATAAGCAGTCGCCTGCCATCGATGTGAAGTTTGCTGTGATTGATACTGCGGCAGTGGAAGCAAAATTTGATCACCCTGAAGGTCATGTGGGTGAAGGTACCATCTCAGCTGTTATCTGGACGACCACCCCATGGACTTTGCCGGCTAACCAAGCGGTAGCTGTGCATCCTGATCTTGAATATGTCCTGGTGCAGATTGAAGGTGAGCAGGGTAAAGAGCGGTTAATCCTCGCCCATGACCTGTTGCAGTCAGCCATGGATCGCTATGGCATCCAACATTTTCATGCTTTGGGTTATGCCAAAGGGGCCGATCTGGAATTGTTGTCGTTACAACACCCTTTCAATGATCGTCAAGTGCCGCTGATCCTTGGCGATCATGTGACTACTGATTCCGGTACTGGCTGCGTGCATACCGCGCCAGGGCACGGTCAGGATGACTTCGTGGTCGGTAAAAAGTATGACCTCGAGGTGGTTAATCCGGTGGGCGGTAATGGCGTGTTCCTACCTGATACAGAATTTTTTGCTGGCAAGCATGTGTTTAAAGCTAACGCCGATGTGGTTGATGTGCTGAGTGAACGTAATGCGCTGTTGCATCACCATGCGTATGAGCACAGTTATCCACACTGCTGGCGTCACAAAACACCGATTATCTTCCGTGCTACACCACAGTGGTTTATCAGCATGGAGCAGGCGGGTTTGCGTGCCGCCGCCTTGAATGAGATCAAGAAGACGGAATGGTTACCAGATTGGGGCCAGAGTCGTATCGAAGGAATGGTTGAGGGCAGCCCTGACTGGTGTATCTCACGCCAGCGTACCTGGGGGGTGCCAATTGCCCTGTTTGTTGATAAAGACACTAACGAGCTGCACCCAGACGCTATTCGTTTGATGGGCGAAGTGGCTGAACGTGTCGAGAAAGAGGGGATCCAAGCCTGGTTCGATTTAGATCCTGCTGAACTACTCGGTGAAGAGGGTGCAGAACAGTATCGCAAAGTGACTGACACGTTAGACGTTTGGTTTGACTCTGGTGTAACCCATGCGGCAGTCGTCGATGACCGTGATTATTTAGGCGGGCCTGCCGATCTGTATCTGGAAGGCTCAGATCAACATCGCGGTTGGTTTCAGTCGTCACTGAAGACCTCTGTAGCGATGAAAGGGCATGCGCCTTATCGTCAAGTGCTGACGCACGGGTTTACCGTTGATGGTCAGGGACGCAAAATGTCTAAGTCTCTCGGTAACGTGATGTCGCCACAAAAAGTGGTGAACAAGCTGGGAGCGGATATTCTGCGCTTGTGGGTCGCCTCTGCTAACTATTCTGCTGAGATGACGGTTTCCGATGAGATCCTGATGCGTTCCGCTGATTCTTATCGTCGTATCCGTAATACCGCCCGCTTCTTGCTATCTAATCTAAATGGCTTTGATCCGAAGAAAGATCAGGTCGCTTTAGAAGATATGGTGGCGCTCGACCGCTGGGTCGTGGGGCGAGCTGCTGATCTGCAAGCCGAGATCCTGGAAGCTTATGACAGCTATCAGTTCCACCTAGTGGTACAGAAGCTGATGCATTTCTGCTCAATCGAGTTGGGTAGCCTCTATCTGGATGTGATTAAAGATCGTCAATATACCGCGAAAGCAGACAGCGTTGCTCGTCGCTCCTGTCAAACAGCACTCTACTTGATCGCTGAAGGCTTGGTGCGGTGGATGGCTCCGATCATGAGTTTTACCGCTGATGAGATCTGGGCATTGTTGCCAGGCGAGCGCGGTGAGTTTGTTTTCACTGATACCTGGTTCGATGATTTAGCGAGTTTACCTGCTTCAGGGATCGCGATGGATAATACTTTCTGGCAACAGATCATCGAGATCCGTAATGACGTCAACAAGGCGCTGGAAGCTGCACGCCGCGAAGAGACTATCGGTGGCGCTCTGCAAGCTGAAGTGACTTTGTACGCCAACGAAGCATTGGCGGGAGAACTAGACAAGCTTGGCGATGAGTTGCGCTTTGTGTTGTTGACCTCAAAGGCTGCGGTCATGCCATTGGCTGACGCTCCGGCGGATGCCGTCGATTGTGAGGTTGAAGGCCTGAAAGTGGGTGTTGCCCGTTCTGCCGGAGAGAAATGTGAGCGTTGCTGGCATCACCGTGAGGATGTCGGAGAGAGCGTTGAGCATCCGACTATCTGCTCTCGTTGTATCACCAACGTGACTGGAGAAGGGGAAGTTCGTGAATTCGCCTAAGTTAGCATGGCAGGAAACTGGTTTGCGCTGGCTCTGGCTGGCGCTTGTCATCGTGATCGCCGATCAGGCCACTAAATTGTGGGTGGCCAACACCTTTACTTATCGCGAAACAGTAGAGTTTATTCCCTATCTACAGTGGACTTATGTTCATAACGAAGGTGCTGCGTTTAGCTTTTTAAGTGATGCGGGAGGTTGGCAACGTTGGTTTTTTGCATTTATCGCTTTTGCCATCAGTGGAGTACTGCTCTATTGGCTCAAAGGTATTTCCCGTCACATGCTGCTGCAAAGCGTGAGCTTTTCACTGGTGCTGGGTGGTGCGATAGGTAACCTGATCGATCGGGTGTATCTCGGCTATGTTATCGATTTTATCGATTTCTATATCGGCAACTGGCATTGGCCTGCATTTAATATTGCCGACAGTGCCATCTGCATCGGTGCTGTATTGTTGATCCTGGATGCGCTGAAAGGTGAATCAAGACATGAAGAAGCAAAAGGCAAGTCATGAGTAAGGCTGTGATTGATCCACATTCTGAAGTAGTGATGCATTTTACCTTAAAACTGGCCGATGGCTCGGTTGCAGAAACAACCAAGTTGAACCAGCAACCAGCCAAGCTGGTGATGGGCGATGGCTCGCTAACGCCTGCATTTGAGCAATGTCTGCTTGGTATGAGTGCTGGCGAACAAAAAGCGTTTGAGCTTAAGCCGGAAGATGCTTTTGGCTTGTCAAACCCCGATCTGATACATCATGTTGAACGCAGTAAATTTCCCGCAGATTTGGCGCCAGAAGAGGGAGCGATAATGACTTTCTCACAGCCGAACGGAGCTGAACTTCCCGGCATTATTCGCGCCGTGGCGGGTGAGTCGATCACCGTGGACTTTAATCACCCATTGGCTGGTCAAACGATTACCTTTGATGTCGAAGTTATTACTGTGGCTCAGCCAGAGGCTAAATCATGAAGATCTTACTCGCCAATCCCCGCGGTTTTTGCGCTGGTGTTGATCGCGCCATCAGCATTGTTGAGCGTGCTTTAGATATCTTTCAGCCGCCTATATATGTGCGCCATGAAGTGGTGCATAACCGATATGTAGTTGATGGCTTGCGCGATCGCGGTGCTGTTTTTGTCGAAGAACTGTCTGAAATCCCCGATGACAGTATTGTCATCTTTAGTGCCCATGGAGTAAGTCAGGCGGTGCGGCAGGAAGCTAAATCACGTGGCCTGAAGATATTTGATGCCACCTGTCCGCTGGTGACTAAAGTGCATATGGAAGTCACCCGCGCTAGCCGTAAAGGCCATGAGTGCGTGCTGATTGGTCATGCAGGACATCCGGAAGTGGAAGGCACCATGGGGCAGTACAGTAATGCTGATGGTGCGATCCATTTAGTAGAGTCGCCTGCTGACGTAGCCTCCTTGCCTGTGAAAAATGAAACTCATCTGTGCTACGTCACCCAAACTACATTGAGCGTCGATGATACCGCCGAGGTGATAGATGCTTTACGTGTGCGCTTCCCGAATATTGAAGGGCCACGGAAAGACGATATCTGTTATGCGACCCAGAACCGTCAAGATGCAGTGCGTGATCTGGCAGCCAAATGTCAGTTAATGCTGGTGGTTGGCGCGAAGAACAGCTCAAATTCCAATCGTCTGCGCGAGTTGGCTGAAAAGCATGATACCCCTGCTTATCTGATCGATACGGCAGAGAATATTCAGCAGTCGTGGCTGACCGATGATGTCGTGTGTGTTGGCGTGACAGCCGGAGCGTCGGCCCCTGAAGTGCTAGTGAAACAAGTGATCGAAAAGCTGCAATCCTGGGGTGGCGAGCAAGTGGAAGAGAACCCTGGGCGGGAAGAAACCATTACCTTTTCTGTGCCTCCTGAACTTAGGATTGACACCGTTACGGATTAATCATTTGTTTAGTAAAGAAATACTGGACGTAGATCACGCAAATGCCTTCATTTATTGAAGGCATTTGTTTATCGGGGGTATAGTCAATCGATCTTGCTTTGTGTTTTTTTAGTAAATAATTGAATAAAAAAACCTCATATACATTGAAGATTTGTGACAGCGTGTAAAAAAAGCTGACACTTTTGCGTTAAACTGATGGGGTCAGTTTTACATTTCGTTGCAAGGTATGGCGACAAGGCAGTGAATATTAGGATTATGAATAAACGGATGCATTACTCCAAGCGAAGAGCTTCAGGCTTTAGCATGCTTGAATTGCTCATCGCAATATTGGTGTTAGTAGTTGGTATTCTAGGGGTTGGCATGCTGCAATCAGTGGCGAAGCGTGGGGTTTTTGAATCTTCTCAACGTACGCTGGCAACAGTATTGGCTAACGATGTACTTGAACGGATGCGAACCAATCCTTCACAAGCTTTATTAGGTAGTTATGATGGAGTCTTTGGGGGCGGCACATTGGCTGTGCCAAGGGATTGTGCCGGGTTTGCCGCCTCTTGTTCTGACGCAGAAACTGCAGATTACGACCTCTATCAGTGGGAGCTAATGCTTGACGGTGCATCTGTCACAGAGGGAACTGTCAACATTGGCGGTTTAACGCAGGCAAAAGGATGTATTGCCCAGTCTAATGGAACTGTAACGGTTGTCATTGCTTGGCATGGTTTGGCCGAATTATCAGACGCAGCTAGTAATAAATCCAGTTTTGCAAAAGCATGCGGTACTGCCGATGCCTTTCGGCGTCAGCTAATTGTGGAAACCTTTATCAGCCGATGATTGGAATAGATATGCAAAACATACGAGGCTTTTCATTAGTTGAACTAATGGTTGCAATGGTGCTTGGACTTTTTTTGATGGGTGGAGTGATAGCCTTTATCAGCAGTCAATCTCGACTAGAAAATCAAACTAGTGCCTTTAGTGAGATTCAGGAGAATGCTCGTTTGGCATTGAACCTACTATCTGAGGACATTGCCCAATCAGGTTTTTATGGTGACTTCACTGGCATTAATGTTAACAGTTCCTCCCCTACAGTCGAGCGCTTTGTGGGGGTCGTAACCCCCAGTCCAGAGTGTGTTCAATCTGGAGGACGTAACGGTACTTTCCCTATTGGAGATGGGCTTAAGTTCCGAACTTTATGGGCCGGTCATTCGGTTTCAGGCAATTCACTATTGACCTCTTCATGTGACTCTCCAAATGTGGGAACTGACGTACTGCAGATAAAGCGATTGATAGCCAGTGAAGTTGTTGCAGGTAACGAGGATGCTAACCGTTTTTATGGAATGACTAACTTCTCTCGTTTGATACTCTACCGAACCCCCGATACGCCAACAACAGCAGATGTTCCCAATGGCATGCGATATGAATATCAGCATCATGTTTACTACATTGATGATGTGACCAACGATGGGATAACTGCGCCTTATCTCCAGAGGCGAAACTTAATTATCGTCGGTGGCACGCCACAGATGGATTTAGCCGACGGCGGGTTGGTGCCTGGCATTGAAAATATTCATTTCCAGTTTGGCATAGACAGTAATGGTGATGGTCACCCGAATGGTTTTGTTGATACCGACGATGTAACTGCCGAACAATGGGATAGTGCTGATGTTCTTGGTGAGCGCATTGTTGCTGTTAGGGTCTTTGTTTTAGCTCGCTCGCTAGAACCTGATCCTACCTATATGCATGAACCCATTACCTATCAAATGGGAGGGCGAAGTATTGTTATTCCTGAGACTGATAGGCACAGGCGTTTATTATTATCCACTACGGTTACATTGAGGAATCTGTTATGAACAACGCAATGACTAGACAGTCTGGTGCGGTGTTGATTATCGGCTTGTTGCTGCTGGTGGCAATTACTAGTACGGCTGTCGTTTTGGTATCAAATAGCCAGTTTGATCTGAAGTTAGCAGGTGCTGCCAGTGCTCAGAGTGAATCTCGGCAAATTGTAGCTGGCGGCGTTGACGATGTAGTAGTGAAAGCCTTCGAAGGCCGCTTAGACGGTAATAGAAAGCTTACTAATATTGCGACTAACACCGAGCTTAATATTGATACATCACTGGACCATACAACTGCAAATTTGAACGTAGTTACAGATGATGAAAGTGGCCAAGTCATTGATAGTTGTAGGCCAAGGCATAAGCCTAGTGAAGTAGAGTTAATTAAATGTCGTTATGCTCGCGTGTTGGCTGAGCATAAGTTTAATACAACGCAAGCTGCACGTGACAGCGGCATGGATGTTCTGATTTATCAGTATTATCCCGATCCAAATCAGAACTAGGAGCGCCAAATAATGAAGATTAAGCAGTTAGGAATTCTGCTCGGTTCTGCCCTCACTATAGCGACTTCGGTAGCGGTCGCGGATGATACCGAGCTGTTTTTGAAAGAGGTGAGTGCCCGAACTGGTTATAAGCCCAAGGTTATGATTATCTTTGATAACAGCGGCAGTATGAGGGGGACTATTGAGGTTAAGCAAGCCTACGATCCAAGTTCTACCTATTCAACAGAAGGTTCTGATCATAGTTTGCGTTTTGATGAGGATGATTTTAAAAATGACTTCATTTATTGGGTAAAGGGCTCTCTAGATGGTGGTCAAGCCCCTGTGCCTGGTGGACCCGCTGACCAAAGTCGCTTTAATTTCGATATTTTCAACTGTAATCAGGCAGAAATAAGCCTACGAACAAAAGGGTATTTCACTGGTTATATTCGTCAGTATACATTTAGCGGGAATAGTGGAAGCTGGGAAGAGTTAAAAGAGAATAATAGCGCCGATACTAAGTTTCCTATCGATTGCCTTGAAGATATTCTAATGAGCGATAACGCCAATAACGGTAAACTTGGCTATGAACAAGGGTATCCTGTCAATGGGCAGGGCAGTAAAAAAAGCCCTGATTATTACAGCGACTTTAGAGATGAGAATGCAATTTCTGGAGGTGAACCTGTTACGCTCTACATGGCTAACTATCTTAAGTGGTATCACAACGAAGATATTCAAAAAGAGAATCGAACTAAGTTAGCCATAGCTAAAGAATCTATTAATGATGTCATATCGTCTACGTTAATTGCAGATTTTGGTCTTACTATTTTCAATCGAAATTATTCGACCCCGCAGGGAGGAAGGATTGTTAAGGGTATACCTGAAAACATGACAGAAGCTCAGCGATCGACTCTCACCGATACAATCGAAGACTTGGACGCAAACACCAATACACCTTTGTGTGAAACAATGTATGAGGTGAAACGTTATTTTGGTGGCGAAAAGGTGGTTTATAGTGACGTCCCTTCCAACCAAAAAAAGCAGCCATACGCTGATACATCAATATGGAATGGGGGGAATTATACCGCTCCTTTTGGTAATTGTGATGGCAGTGTCAGCGTCATATTAGTTACTGATGGTTTA
Coding sequences within it:
- the lspA gene encoding signal peptidase II, whose amino-acid sequence is MNSPKLAWQETGLRWLWLALVIVIADQATKLWVANTFTYRETVEFIPYLQWTYVHNEGAAFSFLSDAGGWQRWFFAFIAFAISGVLLYWLKGISRHMLLQSVSFSLVLGGAIGNLIDRVYLGYVIDFIDFYIGNWHWPAFNIADSAICIGAVLLILDALKGESRHEEAKGKS
- the fkpB gene encoding FKBP-type peptidyl-prolyl cis-trans isomerase, whose amino-acid sequence is MSKAVIDPHSEVVMHFTLKLADGSVAETTKLNQQPAKLVMGDGSLTPAFEQCLLGMSAGEQKAFELKPEDAFGLSNPDLIHHVERSKFPADLAPEEGAIMTFSQPNGAELPGIIRAVAGESITVDFNHPLAGQTITFDVEVITVAQPEAKS
- the ispH gene encoding 4-hydroxy-3-methylbut-2-enyl diphosphate reductase yields the protein MKILLANPRGFCAGVDRAISIVERALDIFQPPIYVRHEVVHNRYVVDGLRDRGAVFVEELSEIPDDSIVIFSAHGVSQAVRQEAKSRGLKIFDATCPLVTKVHMEVTRASRKGHECVLIGHAGHPEVEGTMGQYSNADGAIHLVESPADVASLPVKNETHLCYVTQTTLSVDDTAEVIDALRVRFPNIEGPRKDDICYATQNRQDAVRDLAAKCQLMLVVGAKNSSNSNRLRELAEKHDTPAYLIDTAENIQQSWLTDDVVCVGVTAGASAPEVLVKQVIEKLQSWGGEQVEENPGREETITFSVPPELRIDTVTD
- the pilV gene encoding type IV pilus modification protein PilV; its protein translation is MNKRMHYSKRRASGFSMLELLIAILVLVVGILGVGMLQSVAKRGVFESSQRTLATVLANDVLERMRTNPSQALLGSYDGVFGGGTLAVPRDCAGFAASCSDAETADYDLYQWELMLDGASVTEGTVNIGGLTQAKGCIAQSNGTVTVVIAWHGLAELSDAASNKSSFAKACGTADAFRRQLIVETFISR
- a CDS encoding PilW family protein, which codes for MQNIRGFSLVELMVAMVLGLFLMGGVIAFISSQSRLENQTSAFSEIQENARLALNLLSEDIAQSGFYGDFTGINVNSSSPTVERFVGVVTPSPECVQSGGRNGTFPIGDGLKFRTLWAGHSVSGNSLLTSSCDSPNVGTDVLQIKRLIASEVVAGNEDANRFYGMTNFSRLILYRTPDTPTTADVPNGMRYEYQHHVYYIDDVTNDGITAPYLQRRNLIIVGGTPQMDLADGGLVPGIENIHFQFGIDSNGDGHPNGFVDTDDVTAEQWDSADVLGERIVAVRVFVLARSLEPDPTYMHEPITYQMGGRSIVIPETDRHRRLLLSTTVTLRNLL